In the Rhodoferax fermentans genome, TATTCCGAGTAAAAGTGCCATCAAATTGGCTGCTTGGAATTTAAAACCTAAAAATAGAAAGGCGGAGTATACTCCATAACTAAAAAGCGTATTACAAATGCCGACTAATATATATTTTACAAACTGACGATCAAAAAGTTTTAGCATCTTAACGCCTGATAAAGCATGAAACTGTCTCGAAACCGAAACGGTAGTCATGTACTTACGCTATTATTCGACATTCTACGATTTATATTCCAGCTCATGATCAAAATCAGGTATTTAATTGGATATTTAAATATAACAAATAACCACTTCGCAAAGCCACTCGCACTTCTGGCTTGCACGTTTTGTGCCTCCGCGAGAGACACCGTACGGTTTGCAATTGTCAATGAACCAGCATGCCAGCAAAATGCCGCAAGTGTGCGATCTGATTTGACAAAAGCACCCAACCTGCGCAGTTTGAGAAGTATGTCCAGGTCCATGGTGTATTTGAGCAACTCATCCAAACCACCAGCCTTTTGAAACGCAGAAAGTCTGAACAAGCAGGCTTCCTGCTTGATAAGGCCAGGAACGAATTGCAACAATGCAGGTGCATTAGGCGGTGGCTTCCGCGTGAACAATAAACTACCGTTAACGTCAATGTAGTCACAGGAGCCATACACAACAACTGCTGCAGGATTCTGCTCCATTAGCAGACAGGCATCGGCAAGGGCGCCAGGGTGCAACATGTCATCGTCTCCCAGCCATGCTACGTATTTGTGCGTCAACGTTGCTGTGGCGAAACCAGCGTTCACAGCTGCCGAGATGTGACCCGGATGGGTAAGGATCTGCGCTTGAAAATTTTCGCCAATGCG is a window encoding:
- a CDS encoding glycosyltransferase, encoding MNSGNTLVSPRLIFITDEKSHQAPFRVLMVVPTLGERLGTIRRTLASIRQQPHVDVDIVIVAKFVSADLVRIGENFQAQILTHPGHISAAVNAGFATATLTHKYVAWLGDDDMLHPGALADACLLMEQNPAAVVVYGSCDYIDVNGSLLFTRKPPPNAPALLQFVPGLIKQEACLFRLSAFQKAGGLDELLKYTMDLDILLKLRRLGAFVKSDRTLAAFCWHAGSLTIANRTVSLAEAQNVQARSASGFAKWLFVIFKYPIKYLILIMSWNINRRMSNNSVST